The following DNA comes from Epinephelus lanceolatus isolate andai-2023 chromosome 1, ASM4190304v1, whole genome shotgun sequence.
CCGCCTCGCCTCCTCACCCCGACTCATTCAGCTCATTCTCACAGACTGTCACTTTTCTTGACCTGGGAGCCACAAGTGACACTGGGCAACGTGTTAATGGTGCAACAGCAAATTGTAAGAACGTGTTCAGTGTCAGCAGTGTCTCACTTGAGTATGTTGCACCTACTGCTGTTGACAACGCCGCGCTTAGTTTCACGAGCCCTTTAAAGCCAACACCAGTGTAGTGTGCCAAGTAGACACAAGACATCCtttgttttgtaatgtttttttctttgttaatgtttttgcCTTACCAGATCTTCTAAATGATTATCTGGCAGCACAAGCCCAGTCTTTTAGAACTTGGATGTAATAAAATTCAGCTGTCAGATGGAGATTGATAGAAGTCAGATAGAAAGTCAACCTGTAACTATAGGTTTAGGAACAATAGGAAGTGTTACAAAAAGGACAGAGAATATCTGGGTTAACAATTCTATAAATATCTTGAGAAAAATACATCCAAAGAAGATCTGTTAGCTTCCAGGGAGATGATACCAGACCCAGAATTTAAACCCGACaagacaaatttttttttttgctggaaaCAAAAAGGCCTAATTTTATTTGGACATCTTATCAATGACGACGGAATCGCTTATTTAAAAAGATCTCTCCCAAAAATATGATTTACCACAtccacatttttttctgctacCTTCAGGTTAGAATCAGTGATGTCGAGATACACCGGATGAACATTGATATCATGTTATTAACACACATTTTGGAAATAAATAATGAAGCACCTCTAAaatcatttctgtttctttttgttctcactttagcccctttcacactgcctgCTCAAGGCGGAAAATATCATGCTGTTATTCCACCTCACGTTCAGTATAAAAGGTACGATCGTGGAATGAGGGGACAGacttgtctcgcctttaagcgagcagcagaggtagtaacagcgctcataatgtctgtgtaaaagggacagctggcaggacgggaCCATGGGTGGGGTGGGAATGATGTTTTGATGACGTGTTATGCATATAACCCTCTACTTGGAGATTTTaaaagcagctgatagcagttagcagctaactcaaagaagaataGAGGCTTGAAATGTCCACAAATTCGGGAAAAAAATTAGATgtaggagctccttaccctccgagcagaggatgagacTAGCCGCTgtataacagggacagtaaatgattgttatcgccacgttaatgccattgttattgtttagaaagtgctgccAACGCATACGTTATATGCGTATGTTGTGTTACccatcacacctcttttgcATCCAGGATGCTGACATGCTATCTTAAATTACACACTGGAGCGGCATGATGCCACCACAGTTTAGTTctttgtaaaaatgcaaaggcggcgtaaagaagggactttgtagcagccCTGTAGCGTGATCTTATTGAAAAAGGGAACCAGATGGCTTTGAGGGAGGGAGACAAAAGCCATTTTTACACAATCCATTAAGTGTAATTGCTCTTTTTGTACACTTTTATACCACTATGGTTGCAGACTCTCTCTTCACCTCCTTACACTTGTATTTTGAGTGTAATTAATTTGCcagaaaagagacaaaaagcacAATAATCATGGTTAAAGACAAATTTGACTGATAGAAGACGTAGGCCTCCATCCCCTAGTTTCACTTATTTTGAAAAACCATAGAATGAGGATAATAAAAAATCAAATAGCTGTTGTCCATGAAGTTCTTAGTGACACAAAtagacaaaatgaaacaagaaaaaCGGAAGGAGAAATTAGAAATTGATATATCAGGAGACAAGTGGAGAAAAATGAAAATCTCAGTGTTTTCCCCGTGTTAATTTGTTTCATGGACAGAATGGTACAGTTACCTTTTAAACAATCAATGAAGTCACACAAACTGTGTGCAATGCATGCTGTGTCATACTGTGCTATGAAAGCATGTGAGATATGTGACTGGTGACAGGTCAATATATTACACTAAAGGAGCTGCTGATTTCATGCAATGTCTTTTATCAAATGAAGACAGGGatcatttcacctctcatcatTACTATGACTTGGATGATTGAAAATCTTCACCAACATtctgttaacaaactctcacacaacttgtgcagtgcAATCCAAGTCATATTTACCCAGTCTTATGGTCACTACTTCCCAAACTCATgcattttcacagacattttacTATTGAAATCACTGATGCATAGGATTAGTGCAGCAGAGCTGGCATAAACTGTGCTCGCTCATTCCACTGAGTTCAATTGCACGGATGTTTTAAAATAGTTCTGCTGTTGTTTAACGCGAACCCCTTtcacttaaattcatcaagaatatttGCCACTTTTGGATTCTTGATTCACCCAGAGGCAtgtcaataaaacattttcttcacaaattcaacaaaacaccaggtgagtaactgatacacaaataataattttgtgggtgaagcattccttttaaaaaataggGCATAATTTCCTATTGTTCTGCAGCATTTATTCATAAATCCGAGCATCTTTCTGAGAGTAAATGTTCTGAGCATGAATCTTATTGACCGGGCAAAccttcctgctgcagctgagGCAGCTGTTAATGGTATGAGACTGACATTTTGCtcattttataaaatgtaaaaatgttttgattttatgttAAAGATATGTATATTGTATTCCACCTACATCAACAGCAGTTATGTAACATTTCCTAACTTATATTTAATGCCATAGGGTGGGGCTAGACTCCATTTAATATTGTTTACCTAACTTTAAGTCCAGTTTGAATGGTCAAACACCCAAGTTTTGGATGGAGTCTAATGAGATTTATTAAAGTTCTGTTCAAAAAGgcttttaaaggagcagtgtgtaggatttagtgtcaTCTGGCGGTGAggctgcagaactgaaacttcccctgtgtgccaagcatgtaggagaatcGCCcaatccagagccagtgtttggtttgtgcgttctgggctactgtaggaacaaCATGGTGCACTCTGTGAAAGAGGAGATGTATAATATAAACAACTCATTCAGAGttaacaaacacaacaattcttattttcaggtgattctaaactaatgaaaacatagttctGAATATTATACaccaatttctgccaatagattccctaaatcctacacactggaccttaaaagACTGAACTCAGCCTGGGTGGCAGTAGCACATTTTTCTTATCATGTAGACAAAGTAGAAAAGCAACTGCAGACTTGATAAACATCATTTTTATGGAGTTAATACCTGCCTGTGTGTTGTTTGCACGGTCAAGACTGatcagaggacagagggcagTTTAAAGTGATGAAGTGCTTTAACCTTCAGTCCGCTCTTGATATTCTAAACCAGTTATTCCAATCTCTttgtccactgtgtgtgtgtgtttctttgtccactgtgtgtgtgtgtgtgtgtgtgtgtgtgtgtgtgtgtgtgtgtgggcgccCATGCTCCAGTATGCAATACTGTATGTGCTGTATGAAGCATCATTTACCTGTCACTTCCTAAAGAGGACATAGTTTATAAATATCATCCAGTGGAGCTGAGGGCTGAGGCTACATAAGGGCACCCACAGTCTCCCCATTGTTCACTGGCATCATTGTTGGTCTGACCTCCCAGCTGCTCAGCCATGGTAAGTCACTGTGTGTGGGATGCTGTTCGATGGTGCAaggagtttttttgtttgtttgtttcgcTTAAAGCATGCTGAGTTTAGAGCAGAAAGATGGGTGCAAAAATTGACTACTCTCATCTGCTTATGTGCATCATTTAAAACTATTGATGTTTAATATTTCGCAACATCAAGATTTTCTGTGAAGAACTTTGAAAGTAGCTTACCGATGTAAAGGTTTCATTTCTATCACCAGACACTGGATGTGTTGCTATGTAGAGGCTACATTTAATGAATGCTAAATTACAGACAACATATTTTTCACGGACAAATAATCATTGTTTGGCTCCCTAAAGGATACTGAAATGGGATAATATCTAATGTTAATGCAGTTGTGTTATTGCCCAAAAACAATCATCCACCTCATTAACACAGCTCTCTGTTATTAAGCCATGCAATCCCTCTTACTGATGTTGACTAACATGTAGCTTTGCCATGCCGTGTCTGCCTcatctcttcttctttcttcgtGCCAAAAGGCCCCCAAGAAAGCCAAGAAGAGGACGGCAGAGGGAGCCAACTCCAATGTGTTCTCCATGTTTGAGCAGGCTCAGATCCAGGAATTTAAAGAGGTGAAAGCAGCTCAACTTGATTGTTTTTTCCTCCATTGATTTACATTTGGCTGGGAACGACACGAGCACTGTGGAAATGGTGTATGAATATGCATGCTAGCTCACCATCATTCAAGTGTGTCTGTCTTCAgaacacacagggacacatgcAGAAGTTTctatttcttctcctctctacGTCCTCCTCTGTCTTTTCATTTCCATTGTTCATCGTTGTAGTATGCCCACCTGTCTATTTTCCTGTCCCTGGCTTGGCAGCAGTGAGGCCGGTGGTATGCTGGTATGATGGTCAGTGATGCCCAAACATCCAGACTGTGTCATCAGTGATTAGGCTGCAGATAAACTGCTGGGCATGCCCTGGATGCCGGGATAAACCTCAGGGGGGGCGGGGAGCGCAGGTTATAAATACTTAACAGTGCTCGTCTATCAAgatggcacacaaaatattcaagaggaggaaagagagtcAAAAGAAAGTGTGTGACAGATTTTTCTCTCTGAGAAGGGGGCTAAAAACATGCAGCTGCAATCTGTTCATGAGAGACTCATTTATGGGTActgtgtctcctgtgtgttgACCTCAGGCCTTCACTATCATGGACCAGAATAGGGACGGCTTCATTGACAAAAATGATCTGAGGGACACTTTTGCTGCTCTAGGTATGTCCACATCCCCCATGTTCAGTCTTACAAAATGCTGTGAGATAATGAGTTAATGAGTTTGTCCTAGGCGGCTGGCTATGTCACCTTTAGGAAGATGGACTAGTGTGGTATGTACTGCTaaaagacagtaaaaaaaaagtaaaacagacATATAATTGATTCAAGATAAAGCAATTCTGAAAAGGTGCGCTTTTAAGAGAGATCTGATTGATAGTTTTTGATGAGTAATCATGAGCTGCAATGAAAACACCTACATCAACGACACTCATGGTCCACATTTTTCATGATACAAGCTGAATCTGCTTGTGTCATTTGTTCATGTTTGGTGCCACAGGACGTCTCAATGTGAAACAGGAAGAGATTGACGAGATGCTCAAAGAGGCTCCTGGCCCAATCAACTTCACTGTCTTCCTTACCATGTTCGGTGAGAAACTGAAAGGTGAGGATGCATTAAACGTATAAATTTAAAACCAAATCTAAGTCATGCAAATAGAGAAttactttaaatctgttctgaGAACTTTCCTGACTGTTTTAATGTATCTAGGTGCTGATCCAGAGGAGACCATCCTCAACGCATTTAAAGTCTTTGACCCTGAGGGGAAAGGTGTGCTGAGGAAGGATTAGTAAGTGACCGGAAACACTCTGCTGCTCACACTATATCAAATTGCAATATGGAAATGTACCCCAAAGAGTCTTATGTAAGCTTTTCACTCACAATTTACGACTGCGTCTGAGTTTCACTGTGATCATTCATCTCAGTACGACTCATTCACGACCTGCACATTTCCTCTTAGCATGAACACAGACCTCGAAATCTGATACGctgtccttttcttttttcttcctgttcAGTGTGACACAGATGCTAACAACACAGGCAGACCGGTTCTCCCCTGAGGAGGTAAATTGTGGTCCTTTTACACTAATTGTCATCATTATGGCTAATTGTGTTGTGCGTGTGGGTGAGTCCGAAAAGCACAGAGGGATAAACGTCATCATGACAATCATCTACATCCACGTCAGACACTTTTTCATACAAAAAGCCCCTCAATGAATCCTTTTCAAACCTTTTTTTGCATGCTGGGCTATTGTTTCTGTGAAGGGCAAAAGCTCTGATAAAAGTGATGATaatatctgtttttttctcaattAGATGGAGCAGATGTTTGCTGCCTTCCCCCCAGATGTAGCAGGGAACCTGGACTACAAGAACCTGGTTCACATCATCACCCACGGAGAGGAAAAGGACCAGGAGTAAACCTTTGTGTCAGCGTCTTCGTCAAACAGAAAGTCCGTCTAATGCTCGTCGTACATGACTTGAAACTGGCCCGCTGCTGTTGATGGAGATATGGACAATGGTTTATCAGTGCGTCTTTATGTTGGCTGCATTGTCTCTGTTCAGTTCTCAAGAGCACAGGAGGTTAAAACAAAACGTCTTCCAGACCCCAAAAACGCACAGTATACAGCATCAACATAGTGAGCTCCCTTACTGCTTTATCCATAATATGTTCCCAAACTCATCTGAGatcaattaaattatttttccttATCATTTTGTACATTCAAAACCACTTGCCTATAGTTCTCATAGCGAGTTTCCATTTCTTCGGTCTGTGCATGTTCGTCTAATAAACGTTTccaaagacagaaaacagccTGGTTTCTTATTCTgattttttaacctttttttatCAAGAAATGAGGAAATAAACAGTATAGAAAAATGCAAGAGATTTTTATATTCCTGTCAGTCATATGTTTATAGGGTCGTGAACACATGGCTGTATCAGTGAGTCTTCTAAGTCCATGTTAGGTAGTGAATGTGTATGCTTGAGAATAGTGGTTGGTGGTCCACTGAAATCCCCAAGAGATTAATCCAAAATGTACATGTGGCATTGTTTGTGCGTattaatgtgcacacacacagttaagaTGTGTGCGTACTGTGGGCACACATTAGTATGGCTACTGAAACAAAGGGCTTTAATAAGACAAAGCCTTGCTGTTATTTTAGTGCTGTGATGAGGCAAGAAGGGTAACGCAATACTGTGGCGTTTGGGCAGCAGGCACACAATAGGATACCACCCAGTGATCCTCACGGCCCTCACCTACTCCACTTGCCAGACTTCTACAGGGTGAAAATCCCTGACTGTTGGCAGCTGGAGGGTCCAGGGCAGGGGCTAGCCAGTTTGTCAACCCCAGACTAAAGTATTGCCTTCTGGAGAGGCGAGGAGTTATGTAGGGAGCGCTGAAGGATAAGTGCTTGGATCAGCTCGGGTATTTCAGCTCACATCATGTGTTCTGTTTTAACAGTGTCTAAGATCAGACTGTGGCCATTGAAGGAGGGGAATTTGGCCACTGGGGAGAAATAGCACATTGTCCCTTTAGGCtaggcaaggcagctttatttgtacagtacatttcatacaccagggcAATTAAAAGTGCTGCAGggagcaataaaatataaaacacaatcaTAAAGGAAACAGATTAACAATAAAAGagtaaagaggaaaaatataaatGGTAAAAGTTAGTACTCAAAAATCTACAAATTGAAACAAATCTCCAATAAAGATAGCAAAAGTGCAGACATGAGCTGCAaagataaaaatataatttaaaatgactgaaaactGAGTTAAAAATAAGTTTGCAGTCATTACAGGGTGGAGCAGGCAGTGTGAAAAAGGAACGTTTTCAGCTCTGACTTAAAAGTGGTCAGTCGGGGTTGTGTAACATCATCTGAGAGGTTATTCCAGGTTTCTGCtgtgtcacaaactggctcagtgGATGTGACAAGTAGGGAGTCAACACAAGAGATTTAGTTTAAACATCCAGAATATATTAAACTAAGATTGACTTAACCAAATAATGGAGTGTGTAGGTCAGCAAAGTCAGTATTAGTAATAAAAGCCATGCATGGCTCGGTGTCAGGTGTGGTGTGGAGGTGTTGAAGGTGCAAAACCATAAAGCAATGATGCAGGGTAGACATCTGCTGTCGGAAGGGGGAGAGTGATTTAACACCTGGAGCAGCTTTTATGGCCCAGAAGGCCCAGGTGAGCTTAATCAAGGCAACGACCCTCCCATGTCAGCCAGCTGCCTGATGAACATCGCCCAAGACAGTAGGAGGGGCGTCACCATAGACTGTAAGAAACTTCTATACATGCCGTGGCTAGATAGCAAGATAAGAGCTAAGCTAACAagccagaaaaacaacaatacatGCTAATTAAGACTAACATTGAAGTAAAATGATAATACAATGTCACTTACTGAAAAACTGGAGCACTGGTGTCTTGGACGGTCAGTTGGTACAATTATCTGCACAGCAAGCCTTATTATTTGTCCAATAtttgcacaaaaaaaatctccGAAAGGCTTTGGCCAGCAGGCTCCAGCACAGTAAGGAAGTCAAGTTGAGTGGCCTGTAGTGAGGCCTAGCTACAGCCTATGGGCCTAGCTGACAGCCTGTCAGTGAAAGTGGCCACGTCCTTAATTATGCAGAATGTTAagctttaataacatttaaatggaatcgttacaaaaaaaattcacccccgtAAAGTTGTCATGAATGACAAAATAAGCCATAGAGATCAAAACCGTTTTTTATGCCAGGCTGTAAAAACAtttagctgtaaagttgggGATTCGCTCTGTTTTGGACCCAGCCTCAAATGGCCAGTCGATGAATtgcaatttttggcacttctgcattggcttcactcgCCCTGGATGTTGCCGCTTGGGCATCATATGCTGCATGATAACGAAATGCTGCTTCACCATGTTCCATTCTAACTCTTGGGATGCTCAGTAGGCCAGCCCCAAATGTCCTCAGGGTCTTAGAAAGTTCATATGTCACAATCATGTCAGAGATATATTTGGGCTTTGAGCCACAGAGTAATATACATGAACAGCAAGATTTTGAAATCTGAGTTACAGGTAGCCAGTGTAAGGACTTTAGACCTGGAGTAATGTGGTCATATTTCCTAGTTTTTGTCAGGACCCTAGCAGCGGCATTCTGAATAAGTTGAAGCTTCTTAACTGTTTATTTTAAAGGCCTTTAAACAGACCATTGCAGTAATCTAATCTACTGGAGATAGAGGTGTGGGTGAGCTTTTCAAGGTCTTGCTTTGACAATATTCCTCTGACTATGGCAATGTTATTTAAATGGTAGTAGGCAGATGATGTGGCTGTGGAAATTTAAATCTGAGTACAGGGTAACACTAGGTTTTTTGCTTGACTTTTTCTTCGCCATAAGAGAGAGGGATTCAAGGTGAGAGCTGACactatgtctttttttctgtggcCCTGACAGTTACGTCAGCGTTATCTCTGTTGCGCTGGAGAAACCTTTGATGCATTCAGTCACTGACTTGCTCGATTCAGTGACATTCTACAGGTCCTTAATCACCTGGTGAAAGCGATATGTATATTTGCGTCACATCTGACTAATTATGGTAGGCtgctttattattttgtatGATTTGGCCTAACAGACGCATATAGATATTAAATAAGATAGGTCCCAAAATggacccctgtgggaccccacATGTCATGGCCATCTGCTCTGACTTATAGGTACCATTCAAGACAAAGTTCTTCCTGTCATGAAAATATGACTTGAACcatttaaaaacagtaccaCAGAGTCCAACCCAGCTTTCTGGTCTTTGTAACAAAATGGTATGGTCCACTTTGTCAAAAGCAGCACTTAAATCTAACAGCACTAAAACACAGACTTTGCCTGGGTCAGTGTTTAGGTGAATATCATTCATTACCTTTATGAGTGCAGTTTCAGTGCTGTAATTTAAGCATAGTTTTACCTTTTAGCATAGATGAATGACTGgtatcttgattttttttttggggggggggggggggggggttggggggagGGGTTATATTTTGTCTTATTTCCAGGTTCAGTTCTGGGCTGTTACATTTGTCAGGAGGCCAGACACATGACTCCacatgaatgctaatgttgctctgccATAACAACTTTATCAGCTGGTATGCtaaatgtgttttcagcttgttgTGGGGTTCAACTACAcacaagtggccaaaaacaaTGAATGCAGCTTTAATATTGATGCTCTCACTTGTCAGATGTAGCACAGGTGGTCTCAGTGTGACTTATGCTATTAAAATGAATCTTttatcattaattaaaaaaactttaatgtAATCTGACAGAAGAAATTACTGTATTGAATGTTACTTATAGTAAAGGATGGTGGTGTGATGCTGTAATGAATGTTTGTTGCCATCAGCAGTACATCAGAGGCTCTTGAACTGCAGTGAAAAGAGAAGACTTGAGCGAATGTGAACCAGACCTGCCACACTCTGTTTCCACAACTGCCTCAAACAGTTTAGAGTTGAACAGGACTGTATAATAgctattttctttaaaagcttACACAGTTTCACTGCCGGGTTAAAGGTGTTTCATACCTGATAAGAGGTCAGAGATCTGGGGAGCCAACGCC
Coding sequences within:
- the myl2a gene encoding myosin regulatory light chain 2a, which encodes MAPKKAKKRTAEGANSNVFSMFEQAQIQEFKEAFTIMDQNRDGFIDKNDLRDTFAALGRLNVKQEEIDEMLKEAPGPINFTVFLTMFGEKLKGADPEETILNAFKVFDPEGKGVLRKDYVTQMLTTQADRFSPEEMEQMFAAFPPDVAGNLDYKNLVHIITHGEEKDQE